A segment of the Streptomyces sp. L2 genome:
AGCGGGGTGCTCGGCGACCTGGCCTCGCACGGCGCCGACCTGGCCCGCTTCCTGCTCGGCGAGATCGCCGCCCTGACCGCCGACACGGCGGTCTTCGTGCCGGAACGGGCCCGCCCGGCCGGCGCCACCGCCGGGCACGCCCGCGCGTCCGGCGGCGAACCGGGGCGGGTGGAGAACGAGGACTACGTCGGCTGCCTGCTGCGTTTCGCCTCCGGCGCGCGCGGGACCCTGGAGGCCTGCCGGGTCTCCGTCGGCGAGCAGAACGCCTACGGCTTCGAGGTGCACGGCACGCGCGGCGCGGTGTTCTGGGACTTCCGCCGGATGAACGAACTGCGGGTCAGCCAGGGCACGACGTACCAGGACCAGCCCGTCAGCACGGTGTACGTCGGCCCGGGCGACGGGGAGTTCGCCGCGTTCCAGCCGGGCGCGGCCAACGCGATGGGCTACGACGACCTGAAGGTGATCGAGGCGTACCGGTTCCTGCGGTCCGTCGCCGAGGACAGGCCGTACGGCGCCACCCTCGCCGACGCGGTGCGCAGTGCCGAGGTACTGGACGCGATGGCCGTGTCCGCCGAGACCGGGACGTGGGTCGACCTGCCGGTGTCGTAGGCCGGTCGCGGGCGGGTCACAGGGCCGACGCGGAAAGTGGACAGGGAGAGGGCAGGCATTCCATGGGACTTCTCGACGACAAGGTCGTCCTCGTCAACGGCGGCAGCCAGGGCGTGGGGGCCGCCGTCGCGCGGGCCGCCGTCCGGGCGGGCGCCGTCGTGGCCGTCAGCGGCCGCCGCGCCGAACCTGGTGAGGCCCTGGTGGCCGAGCTGACGGCGGCGGGCGGCCGGGCGCTGTACGTCCGCGCCGACCTGTCCGAAGCCGAGGAGGCCAAGGCGGCGGTGACCGAGGTGGTGCGGGTCTTCGGGCGGATCGACTGCCTGGTGAACTCGGCCGGACTGACCTCCCGGGGCACGCTGCTGGACACCACGCCGGAGCTGTTCGACGCGCACATCGCGGTCAACCTGAGGGGGCCGTTCTTCGCGATGCAGGCGGCGGTCGCCGACATGCTGGCCCGCGAGGCGCCGGGCACGATCGTCAACATCATCACCTCGTCCGCGCACGGCGGGCAGCCCTTCCTCGCCCCGTACGTCGCCGCCAAGGCCGGGCTGGCCGGACTCACCAGGAACGCGGCGCACGCCCACCGCTGGGACCGGATCCGGATCAACGGCCTGAACATCGGCTGGACCGCGACGGAGGGCGAGGACGCCACCCAGCGCGCCTTCCACGGCGCCGGCGACGACTGGCGGGAGCAGGCCGCCGCCCGGCTGCCGATGGGGAGGCTGGGCCGACCGGACGAGATCGCGGACGTCGTCGTCCTGCTGCTGTCCGACCGGTCGGGCGTGGTCACCGGATCGGTGATCGACTGGGACCAGAACGTACTCGGCGGACTCGACTGACCGTCCGTCCGGCACTTTCGCACTCAAGGAGCACCATGCGTATCGGAATCCTCGGCCTCGGCCGCATCGGCGCCTTCCACGCCGAGACCCTCTCCGGCCTTCCCGCCGTCGAGTCCCTCGTCGTGTGCGACCCGTTCGCGGACGCGGCCAAGGCGGCCGCCGAACGGTTCGGGGCCGAGGTCGCGGACTCTCCTCAGGCGCTGCTGGCCGCCGGGGTGTACGGCCTCGTCGTCGCGGCGGCCACCGACGCCCACCCGGCGCTCATCGTGGCCGGGGTCGAGGCGGGCGTGCCCGTCTTCTGCGAGAAGCCGGTCGCCCGGACCATGGCGGAGGGCAGCGAGGTCCTCAGGGCCGTGCGGGGCAGCGACGTACCGATCCAGATCGGCTTCAACCGCCGGTTCGACGCGGGCTTCACCGCCGCACGGCAGGCCGTCCTGGCGGGCGAGCTGGGGAAGCTGCACACGGTCCGCTCGACGACGCTGGACCCGGCGCCGCCGCCGGCCGCGTACGTCGCCGCGTCCGGTGGGATCTTCCGCGACTGCTCCGTCCACGACTTCGACGTCATCCGCTGGGTGACCGGCCGCGAGGTCACCGAGGTGTACGCGGTGGGCGGCAACCGGGGCGCGGAGTACATCAGGGAGGCCGGCGACGCCGACACCACGGGCGCGATTCTGACGCTGGACGACGGCACGATCGCCGTGGTCTCCAACTCGCGCCACAACGCCCGGGGTTACGACGTGCGCATGGAGCTGCACGGCTTCCGGGACTCCATCGCCGTGGGCCTGGACGACCAGTTGCCGCTGCGGTCGGTGGAACCCGGCGTGACCTTCCCGGCCGGCACCCCGCACGACTTCTTCATGGACCGCTT
Coding sequences within it:
- a CDS encoding SDR family oxidoreductase, which gives rise to MGLLDDKVVLVNGGSQGVGAAVARAAVRAGAVVAVSGRRAEPGEALVAELTAAGGRALYVRADLSEAEEAKAAVTEVVRVFGRIDCLVNSAGLTSRGTLLDTTPELFDAHIAVNLRGPFFAMQAAVADMLAREAPGTIVNIITSSAHGGQPFLAPYVAAKAGLAGLTRNAAHAHRWDRIRINGLNIGWTATEGEDATQRAFHGAGDDWREQAAARLPMGRLGRPDEIADVVVLLLSDRSGVVTGSVIDWDQNVLGGLD
- a CDS encoding Gfo/Idh/MocA family oxidoreductase codes for the protein MPPAEALGVAVVGFGWMGRVHTQAYARVAHHYPGLPLRPRLVTVAEEVPGRAEEAAERFGFASATRDWREVAADPRVRAVSITAPNFLHREIGVAMAEAGKHIWIEKPVGLTAEDARAVAAAVAGAGVRGAVGFNYRNAPAVEAARDLVASGGIGAVTHVRVRLFSDYAAHPESALTWRYERERGGSGVLGDLASHGADLARFLLGEIAALTADTAVFVPERARPAGATAGHARASGGEPGRVENEDYVGCLLRFASGARGTLEACRVSVGEQNAYGFEVHGTRGAVFWDFRRMNELRVSQGTTYQDQPVSTVYVGPGDGEFAAFQPGAANAMGYDDLKVIEAYRFLRSVAEDRPYGATLADAVRSAEVLDAMAVSAETGTWVDLPVS
- a CDS encoding Gfo/Idh/MocA family oxidoreductase, whose translation is MRIGILGLGRIGAFHAETLSGLPAVESLVVCDPFADAAKAAAERFGAEVADSPQALLAAGVYGLVVAAATDAHPALIVAGVEAGVPVFCEKPVARTMAEGSEVLRAVRGSDVPIQIGFNRRFDAGFTAARQAVLAGELGKLHTVRSTTLDPAPPPAAYVAASGGIFRDCSVHDFDVIRWVTGREVTEVYAVGGNRGAEYIREAGDADTTGAILTLDDGTIAVVSNSRHNARGYDVRMELHGFRDSIAVGLDDQLPLRSVEPGVTFPAGTPHDFFMDRFTAAYRAELTAFTEVVAGGRPSPCTVEDALEAGWIAEACTLSLREHRPVTVEEVRGA